Proteins encoded within one genomic window of Humulus lupulus chromosome 1, drHumLupu1.1, whole genome shotgun sequence:
- the LOC133795858 gene encoding pentatricopeptide repeat-containing protein At5g01110 isoform X1 — protein MAALLQKPILRTFSTLVKPLQLPHCNSFWVLFSSPKSFSNHGVVPLEIQEEAFGTPSRESVSSDSFLVEKILQGLNQGNPNSLRNCLFQLNPLVVVEVLSRCRENFQLGMKFVDLILLNCPNMKYSSQSLSVMIHILVRGRRLSDAQALVLRMVRRSGISRIEVVESFVSTCIIFGSNPLVFDLLVRTYVQAKKLREGWEVFQILRSKGFHVSINACNSLLGGLVKVGWVDLAWKVYEEVLRSGIELNVFTLNIMVNALCKDGKIGDTKSLLSNMEEKGILPDIVTYNTLVNAYCRQGLLEEAFYLLNSMSGKGFRPGLFTYNTMINGLCKFGKYARAREVLDEMVQVGLSPDTSTYNALLVERCRKNIVLEAEGIFHEMTSRGVSPDLISFSALIGMFTRNGNLDQALGYFRSLKNAGLVPDSVIYTILIDGYCKNGQMSEAMKMRDKMLEQGCVMDVVTYNIIMNGLCREMMLTDAELLFSEMTERGVIPDFYTFTTLIHGYCKDGNMRKALNLFRTITERNLKPDIVTYNILIDGFFKGGEIEKAEELWDDMISRSIFPNHISYGILINGFCSVGNVPKALRLWDQMVEEGIKPTLVTCNTVLKGYCRTGDVAKADEFLSKMITRGVIPDSITYNTLINGYIKEENLHKAFVLTSKMEDQGLLPDVITYNVILNGFCRQGRMQEAELVMQRMIEKGVKPDKSTYTLLINGHVSQDNLKAAFRFHDDMLQKGFVPDDKF, from the coding sequence atggcTGCCCTACTACAAAAACCCATCCTCAGAACATTCTCAACCTTGGTAAAACCCTTACAACTACCACATTGCAACAGTTTTTGGGTTCTCTTTTCCTCTCCAAAGTCGTTCTCTAACCATGGTGTTGTACCTTTGGAAATTCAAGAAGAAGCTTTTGGAACTCCAAGCCGGGAATCAGTTTCATCAGATTCATTTTTAGTGGAGAAAATTCTACAGGGTTTGAACCAAGGTAATCCCAATTCATTGCGCAATTGTCTATTTCAGTTGAACCCATTAGTTGTAGTTGAAGTACTTAGTAGGTGCCGTGAAAATTTTCAACTGGGTATGAAGTTTGTTGATTTGATTTTGTTGAATTGTCCCAATATGAAGTATTCTTCACAGTCCTTGAGTGTAATGATTCACATTCTGGTGCGTGGTCGGAGGTTGTCCGATGCACAAGCGTTGGTGCTTAGAATGGTGAGGAGGAGTGGCATTTCACGAATTGAAGTTGTTGAATCCTTTGTTTCAACGTGCATAATTTTTGGTTCGAATCCTTTGGTGTTTGATTTATTGGTTAGGACTTATGTGCAAGCTAAGAAGTTGAGAGAAGGATGGGAAGTGTTTCAAATATTGAGAAGCAAAGGTTTTCATGTCTCTATAAATGCTTGTAATAGTCTTCTTGGAGGGCTTGTAAAAGTTGGGTGGGTTGACTTGGCATGGAAAGTATATGAAGAAGTTCTTAGAAGTGGAATTGAGTTAAATGTTTTTACGCTTAATATCATGGTTAATGCTTTGTGTAAAGATGGAAAAATTGGTGATACCAAGTCGTTGTTGTCGAACATGGAAGAGAAAGGGATTCTTCCGGATATAGTGACATACAATACTTTGGTCAATGCCTATTGTCGCCAAGGGCTTTTGGAAGaggcattttatttattaaactcTATGTCAGGTAAAGGGTTCAGACCTGGACTTTTCACTTACAACACTATGATAAATGGCTTGTGTAAATTCGGAAAATATGCAAGAGCAAGGGAAGTTTTGGATGAGATGGTGCAAGTTGGATTGAGTCCTGATACGTCTACATACAATGCATTGCTTGTTGAGAGATGTAGAAAAAATATAGTATTGGAGGCCGAGGGGATTTTTCATGAAATGACAAGTCGAGGTGTTTCCCCTGATTTAATTAGTTTTAGTGCTCTTATTGGGATGTTTACAAGAAATGGAAATCTTGATCAGGCACTAGGATATTTTAGAAGTTTGAAAAATGCAGGATTGGTTCCAGATAGTGTGATTTATACTATCCTAATAGATGGATATTGTAAAAATGGTCAAATGTCAGAGGCAATGAAAATGAGAGATAAAATGCTGGAGCAAGGCTGTGTTATGGATGTGGTGACATATAACATTATTATGAATGGATTGTGTAGGGAGATGATGCTTACTGATGCAGAACTTTTGTTCAGTGAGATGACGGAAAGGGGTGTGATTCCTGATTTTTATACTTTTACCACACTGATTCATGGGTATTGCAAGGATGGGAATATGAGGAAAGCGCTAAATTTGTTCCGTACCATAACTGAAAGAAATCTGAAGCCTGACATTGTCACATACAATATATTGATTGATGGTTTTTTCAAAGGTGGTGAAATAGAGAAAGCTGAGGAATTATGGGATGATATGATCTCCAGAAGTATATTTCCTAATCACATTTCATATGGCATTCTAATAAATGGATTCTGCAGCGTGGGTAATGTACCTAAGGCATTGAGGTTGTGGGACCAAATGGTGGAAGAAGGTATAAAACCTACCCTTGTGACTTGTAATACTGTCTTAAAGGGGTACTGCAGGACGGGTGATGTGGCAAAAGCAGATGAGTTTTTGAGCAAAATGATTACCCGGGGAGTTATTCCTGACAGCATTACATACAACACTTTGATTAATGGATACATAAAAGAAGAGAATCTGCACAAAGCTTTTGTTTTGACTAGCAAGATGGAAGATCAAGGGTTGTTGCCAGATGTGATTACATACAATGTTATTTTAAATGGATTCTGTCGGCAGGGTAGAATGCAAGAAGCTGAGCTAGTAATGCAGAGGATGATTGAAAAAGGTGTGAAACCTGATAAATCAACGTATACATTATTGATTAATGGACATGTATCCCAGGACAACTTGAAAGCAGCATTCCGCTTCCACGATGATATGCTGCAGAAAGGTTTTGTACCAGATGACAAGTTTTAA
- the LOC133795858 gene encoding pentatricopeptide repeat-containing protein At5g01110 isoform X2: MIHILVRGRRLSDAQALVLRMVRRSGISRIEVVESFVSTCIIFGSNPLVFDLLVRTYVQAKKLREGWEVFQILRSKGFHVSINACNSLLGGLVKVGWVDLAWKVYEEVLRSGIELNVFTLNIMVNALCKDGKIGDTKSLLSNMEEKGILPDIVTYNTLVNAYCRQGLLEEAFYLLNSMSGKGFRPGLFTYNTMINGLCKFGKYARAREVLDEMVQVGLSPDTSTYNALLVERCRKNIVLEAEGIFHEMTSRGVSPDLISFSALIGMFTRNGNLDQALGYFRSLKNAGLVPDSVIYTILIDGYCKNGQMSEAMKMRDKMLEQGCVMDVVTYNIIMNGLCREMMLTDAELLFSEMTERGVIPDFYTFTTLIHGYCKDGNMRKALNLFRTITERNLKPDIVTYNILIDGFFKGGEIEKAEELWDDMISRSIFPNHISYGILINGFCSVGNVPKALRLWDQMVEEGIKPTLVTCNTVLKGYCRTGDVAKADEFLSKMITRGVIPDSITYNTLINGYIKEENLHKAFVLTSKMEDQGLLPDVITYNVILNGFCRQGRMQEAELVMQRMIEKGVKPDKSTYTLLINGHVSQDNLKAAFRFHDDMLQKGFVPDDKF, encoded by the coding sequence ATGATTCACATTCTGGTGCGTGGTCGGAGGTTGTCCGATGCACAAGCGTTGGTGCTTAGAATGGTGAGGAGGAGTGGCATTTCACGAATTGAAGTTGTTGAATCCTTTGTTTCAACGTGCATAATTTTTGGTTCGAATCCTTTGGTGTTTGATTTATTGGTTAGGACTTATGTGCAAGCTAAGAAGTTGAGAGAAGGATGGGAAGTGTTTCAAATATTGAGAAGCAAAGGTTTTCATGTCTCTATAAATGCTTGTAATAGTCTTCTTGGAGGGCTTGTAAAAGTTGGGTGGGTTGACTTGGCATGGAAAGTATATGAAGAAGTTCTTAGAAGTGGAATTGAGTTAAATGTTTTTACGCTTAATATCATGGTTAATGCTTTGTGTAAAGATGGAAAAATTGGTGATACCAAGTCGTTGTTGTCGAACATGGAAGAGAAAGGGATTCTTCCGGATATAGTGACATACAATACTTTGGTCAATGCCTATTGTCGCCAAGGGCTTTTGGAAGaggcattttatttattaaactcTATGTCAGGTAAAGGGTTCAGACCTGGACTTTTCACTTACAACACTATGATAAATGGCTTGTGTAAATTCGGAAAATATGCAAGAGCAAGGGAAGTTTTGGATGAGATGGTGCAAGTTGGATTGAGTCCTGATACGTCTACATACAATGCATTGCTTGTTGAGAGATGTAGAAAAAATATAGTATTGGAGGCCGAGGGGATTTTTCATGAAATGACAAGTCGAGGTGTTTCCCCTGATTTAATTAGTTTTAGTGCTCTTATTGGGATGTTTACAAGAAATGGAAATCTTGATCAGGCACTAGGATATTTTAGAAGTTTGAAAAATGCAGGATTGGTTCCAGATAGTGTGATTTATACTATCCTAATAGATGGATATTGTAAAAATGGTCAAATGTCAGAGGCAATGAAAATGAGAGATAAAATGCTGGAGCAAGGCTGTGTTATGGATGTGGTGACATATAACATTATTATGAATGGATTGTGTAGGGAGATGATGCTTACTGATGCAGAACTTTTGTTCAGTGAGATGACGGAAAGGGGTGTGATTCCTGATTTTTATACTTTTACCACACTGATTCATGGGTATTGCAAGGATGGGAATATGAGGAAAGCGCTAAATTTGTTCCGTACCATAACTGAAAGAAATCTGAAGCCTGACATTGTCACATACAATATATTGATTGATGGTTTTTTCAAAGGTGGTGAAATAGAGAAAGCTGAGGAATTATGGGATGATATGATCTCCAGAAGTATATTTCCTAATCACATTTCATATGGCATTCTAATAAATGGATTCTGCAGCGTGGGTAATGTACCTAAGGCATTGAGGTTGTGGGACCAAATGGTGGAAGAAGGTATAAAACCTACCCTTGTGACTTGTAATACTGTCTTAAAGGGGTACTGCAGGACGGGTGATGTGGCAAAAGCAGATGAGTTTTTGAGCAAAATGATTACCCGGGGAGTTATTCCTGACAGCATTACATACAACACTTTGATTAATGGATACATAAAAGAAGAGAATCTGCACAAAGCTTTTGTTTTGACTAGCAAGATGGAAGATCAAGGGTTGTTGCCAGATGTGATTACATACAATGTTATTTTAAATGGATTCTGTCGGCAGGGTAGAATGCAAGAAGCTGAGCTAGTAATGCAGAGGATGATTGAAAAAGGTGTGAAACCTGATAAATCAACGTATACATTATTGATTAATGGACATGTATCCCAGGACAACTTGAAAGCAGCATTCCGCTTCCACGATGATATGCTGCAGAAAGGTTTTGTACCAGATGACAAGTTTTAA
- the LOC133818240 gene encoding zinc finger BED domain-containing protein RICESLEEPER 2-like, whose amino-acid sequence MTGNDSSNDVAIRFLKRRFREKENGLILDGKFLHIRCCAHIANLILTEGLKEKHDSIASIRHVVRYVRSSPTRLKRFKEVVVEEKIECKRLLSLDVQTRWNSTYLMLSCALRFQKAFESLLSNTNFVKYFEEVDKDDKYFIEICNMQCTLYRMTVEEDDPLLANMAQSMKVKYDKYWGKIEECNEALIIALVLDPRYKLKNASKYKILSTIARDVLVISVTTVASEAAFSTDEITGDTTTAVASGSENVSASPSASINAPSTTTYVAQGIE is encoded by the exons ATGACGGGCAATGATTCTTCAAATGATGTTGCTATTCGATTTTTGAAGAGACGATTTAGAGAAAAGGAGAATGGTCTCATTTTAGATGGGAAGTTTTTACATATAAGATGTTGTGCTCATATTGCAAACTTGATTTTAACTGAAGGATTAAAAGAGAAACATGATTCAATTGCTAGCATTAGACATGTTGTAAGATATGTTAGGTCTTCTCCCACTAGGCTCAAAAGGTTTAAAGAAGTTGTCgtagaagaaaaaattgaatgcaAACGACTTCTCTCTTTAGATGTCCAAACGAGGTGGAACTCCACATATCTCATGCTTAGTTGTGCATTAAGATTCCAAAAGGCATTTGAAAGTTTACTGTCAAATACAAATTTCGTGAAGTATTTTGAGGAGGTTGACAAAGATG ACAAGTACTTTATTGAAATATGTAATATGCAATGCACTTTGTATAGAATGACAGTTGAGGAGGATGACCCATTGTTAGCGAATATGGCACAGAGCATGAAGGTGAAATATGACAAATACTGGGGAAAGATTGAAGAATGTAATGAGGCCCTTATAATTGCCTTGGTTCTTGACCCAAGATACAAACTCAA AAATGCATCCAAGTACAAGATCTTGTCAACCATTGCTCGTGATGTGTTAGTCATATCAGTTACAACTGTTGCTTCTGAGGCTGCCTTTTCGACTGATG AGATCACAGGTGATACTACAACTGCTGTTGCTAGTGGTAGTGAAAATGTTTCCGCTTCGCCTTCTGCTTCTATTAATGCTCCATCTACAACCACATATGTTGCACAAGGAATTGAATGA